In Kordiimonas sp. SCSIO 12610, the sequence GAGTTTTTCATTACTCGCCCCAAAATCCTCGCTTAAGTGCTCGGGATGCGTTTTCTATGGTGCATAATGCTACATAATTACATATTTCGCAAGTAAACTTTTGTTATTGTTTTACCCTAGATCATCCAAACACACTAAGGGATGGCCTCTTCCACCCCTCAGTATCATGCAAAATAAACCAAAGCTTATTTTTGATTATCGTCGTTTTCTTCTTCGGCTTCTTGTTGCTCTTTGATTTTCTTCTCTAATGCCTCACGCTCTTTGCGAAGCGCTTCTTCGCGCTCTTTACTGCGCTCTAGTTCACGGGCTAAACGGTCTTGCTGACGCTTAAGACGCTCCTCAGATCGTTTCAACTTTTTCAGGTGCCGTTTTTCAAGGTTATCGAGATTATCTCGGGCTTTTGTGATCGCCCGGATTCGAATTTTCTCAATATCTTTCAAATCGCTTTCGTCAATAACTTCAATATCCAACTCATCAAAGTCGAAATCGAAGTCAAATTCAAAGTCCATATCTTCAAAGGCTTCTTCGATATCAACTCTTGCATCCGCAAGTTCTTCCAGCATTATTATCCGTGCGTGCCCAAGCTCTTTTTCATTTTCCTTTAATTGCTTCAAGGCGTCTTTGATGGCTTCTTTTCTGTCCTGTTCCCATTCGAACACATTGGCGCGAAATTCAACAATATCATGGCGACGCTCTTTCATATCCTCAATCGCTTCCTTGAGGCTACCACGCGCGCTTTCTAACGCTTCTCGTTCGAGTTCAGTGTCCGCACTGGCCATTTCTTGCTCAACACGCTCAAGTTCACGTGTTACTTCCTTGAGCGCTTCTTCATTTGCACGCGCAACGTTTACATAAAAACGAGCACTATCTTCGCCGTCTTTCCCTTTGAAGATAATTTTCTTGCCGTCTTTGATTTCATAGGCAAATCCATTACCAACATTGACCGCTTTACCGTCGAGGATAATCTCTGTTTTGCCACCATTTCCATCGTCTACGATCAGCACATTATCATCGTTGGATGTGATTACTTTCTTTCCATTGCTGATAACTTTAATCCGGCGTTTCTCTTTCGATTTCTCTTTTTCCTCAACTGCTGGAGCTGCGTCAGCATCCTGAAAACCGTTATAAGGGGAAGCATATGATGAATTGGCACATGCGGCACTTGTGAAGGCAAACATGGAAACACTTGCGGTTAACATGGCCTTCTTCAATTCTTGTTTCAGGTCTTTATTCAGGATCGTATCGGTTTTTGTCATGCTCTTTCTCCTGCCCCTTATGGTCCGTTGAGACTATTATTTTATATCTTCTTTTGCAAACACATGCATACAAATATGCGGGGCTTATATATTTATTCACTCACTGTCGGCTCGGGCTCAGGAACATTCAAATAACTGTATGGCTACTCAAAATTTCTGTCCGGCTGAAATACATATTGGACCAAAAATAAGATTTTAAAACCATTCTTCGACCATTAGAGAAATGGATGCGGCAAATTGCTTTTCTGAGGGATGAAATGACAAAAAAATGCGACGAACGGTTCGCCGCATTATAGGTAACTTGTTGATTTTTCAGCTTATCGCAATCTGCGGCCTGATTTATTCGACAGGCAACAGAAGTGCGGCAACCCTGCGGTTTTCCATCATCAACACATTATATGTTCGCGCCGCAGCACCTGTGTCCATGATATCAAAGCCCAAACTGTTTTCAGACAAATGGTCTTTGATTTTTTTGGGTAACAATTGCATCGAAGATCCGGTTCCGATCAAAATCAATTCCGGTTTTTCATCCGCATGAAAGGCACGTTCAAAATCGGCCTCTTCAAGCAGATCCAGAGATGTGGCATTAATCGGATATACCCCTGAAGGCAGCAGAATAATGCCACCTTCAAACCGTCTTCCCATCAGGCGAAAGCCACCGCCCCCATAACCATCCACCAGCAAAAGTTCTTCACTGGATTGTTGTTCAATCGTAATACCGCCTGATTGGATTTTCTCACCCATAGTATGCTCGGTTTTCCTGATTACATCTGATCAAACGGTGTCGGGCGTGATTTATCAACCGTTGGGTCGTTGTCATCGCTTTCATCACGTAGCAATGCCTCTGGCCTTAGTTTAAAAATCAACAGCACAGGGGACGCGATAAAGATCGAACTGTAGGTACCGATAACAACGCCCCAGATCATAGCCGCAGTAAAGCCTTGTATTACAGGCCCGCCGAATACATAGAGTGCAACAAGGGCAAGCAAGGTCGTCACCGATGTCATCACCGTCCGGCTGAGCGTTTGGTTAAGCGAGAAGTTTAAAACCTCTTCCATCGGTTTCTTGCGATATTTGCGAATATTTTCACGCACACGGTCATATACCACAACGGTATCATTGAGTGAGTATCCTACAATCGTCAACAGGGCCGCAATAATAGAGAGGTTAAACTCAAGCCGTGTAATTGCGAAAAACCCGATTGTTAAAAGAACATCATGAACAAGCGCAATCACCGCACCCAGACCAAATTGCCATTCAAACCGGAACCAGATGTAGACAAGAACCAACAGAACAGCAACGCTAACCGCAATGGTACCGTCCTGTTTTAACTCACCTGAAACTTTGGGGCCAATAACCGCCTGATCACGAAACTCAACACCTTCAATGATCTCACTAAGTTTTTGACGTACCTGCTCCATAGCGGCATTTTGTTCTTCATTGCCGCCCGGTTGACGCTCAACACGGATTAGCGCTTTATCAGGGCCACCATAGCCTTGGACTGCTATCTCACCGAGGTTAAGTCCATTCAAAGAGCTTCTAACAGTATCGAAATCAACAGGTTCACCCTGCGTTCCAATCTCAAGCTTAATACCGCCTTTGAAATCAATGCCATAATTAAGGCTATTGATGGCAAAGAGCGCCATACTGGCAACAATCAACAAAGCAGATAGGGCAATCGCAATTTTACGAAATCCAAGAAAGTTAATTTCAGTTTTTTGTGGGACGAGGCGTAACAACATGAGCCATCCCTCCTTATATTGGTAACACGTCAGGCTTTGCCCGACGTAACCAGCTTGAAAGAATTAGGCGCGTTAAAACAACAGCCGTGAACATTGAGGTCAAAATCCCGATCGCGAGCGTTACCGCGAAGCCCTGAACGGGGCCAGAGCCCAAAAGGTAAAGAATTGCCGCCGCAATAAAGGTCGTAATATTAGCGTCCATAATGGTAGAAAATGCCTGTCCATAACCCTCTTCCATCGCGCGGAATGGGTTTCGACCAGCACGCTGTTCTTCCCTTATACGTTCAAAGATCAAAACGTTCGCGTCAACCGCCATACCAATCGTCAGAACAATCCCGGCGATACCCGGAAGGGTGAGCGTTGCCTGAAACAAGCTCAGTGCGCCTGTAATTAAAACTAGATTTGTTATCAGCGCCACATTGGCAGCAAGACCAAACTTACCGTAACTCAGGATCATATAAATGATTACCGCAACAAAACCGATAGCTGCGGCCAACTCTCCAGCGGCGACAGAATCAGCACCTAAATCAGCGCTTACTGCTCCATATGAAGCGACCGTCAACTTTACAGGCAAAGCGCCAGATTTCAGGAGTGTTGCCAATTCTGTTGCATCAGCAGTAGTTCCCATATTGGTTATTTGACCGGAACCACCAAGAATTGGACTAATAATTCGCGGTGCGCTGATAATGATTTCATCAAGTACAATCGCAAATGGGCGACCAACGTTATCACGGGTAAAATCACCAAAGGCTTTAGACGCACGCGTATTAAAGGTAAAGGACACCGAAGGCTGTCCTCTTTCATCAAATGCAGGCTTGGCATCGAGTAAATCTTCACCAGAAATCAGTGGTCGTTTGTTAACCACCATTTGTCCGCCTTCCTTCAAAGGATAAATCGCTTGTCGTGATCGAACCCGGCCTTTGGCAACATCTTCAGGTGAGACATTCAAATCAACCTCATGAAACCCAAGCTTTGCCGTTTTATTAATTATAGGAAGATATTTCTCCGGATCATTAGCTCCCGGTATCTGAAGAATGAACCTGTCAGCGCCCTCAGCCTGAAGTGTAATTTCTTTTACCCCGTCCGGGTCCACGCGCTTTCTTATCACTTCCATTGAGCGTGCGATCGCTTCCTGCTGCTGCTTGCGAATTCCCTGCTCTGTCAGTGTTAGGCGGAACTGCGTTTCATCGCGCTCTAGGGTAAATTCCTGAATATTTCCCGCCGCAAGCGGGTTTACGCCGCTTGGCTCCGTGATGGCTTTAAGCTCGGTCTGAGCCAGTTCGATCATATCAGGACTGGTCACTTCAAAAACAACTGAATTGCCATCATTTCTGATATTTCTAAAGTTTAGGCCACGGACCTCACGGCGGATACCATTTATTTGGTCGACCAAATTATTTAACCGTGCTTCAATAACCTCTGAGGTTTCGGCTTCGATTAACATGTGAAGGCCACCCCTAAGGTCAAGCCCAAGACTTAAGGACTGGCTCGGCAGGAAACCCGGTAAATTATTGCGCTGTTCTTCGCTTAAAAAGTTTGGCATCGCAGTTAATATGCCCATCAGGCATACGAACGCGACCATCAATTTTTTCCATGTTGGGAAGTTTAACATGCCATTCCCCTTACATAAGGTCCCTGCGGACTAAAATACTGAAACACAAATGCCGCACTAACGAAACGCGGCACAGGATACATTTGAGATTACTTGCTATCGTCAGCTTTCACTGGTTCGCCTTTGACACGAACATCAGAAAGCATACTTTTAATCACTTTCACGCGTACGCCTTCAGCAATATCAATCTCAAGCTCATTACTGTCTTCTTTTACCTTGGCAACTTTACCAACAAGGCCACCGTTTGTAACAACCGTATCACCGCGGCGAACATTGTTTACCATTTCGCGGTGTTCTTTCATTTTCTTTGATTGCGGGCGAATGATCAAAAACCAGAAAACAACAACGATCAAAACGATCGGCAAGAAATCAATAAGTCCGCCACCTGCTGGTGCTGCGCCTGCTGCTTGTGCATAAACTGGTGAAGAAAACATAATCGTCAAATCCTTATCATTCTTAGTGGCGCAAAATGTAAAACCTTTGCGCATATAAATTCATTGCCGGGACTATAGCTCTATTGCTTCCAAATGCAACAAAGCATAGTGAAATTCTGATGCAACAGCACTTAAAAGCCGCGGCTTAGATTTTTCAGGCATTGAACAAACATCCATGCTAGAAACCTAAATAGGAAACATATGAAGAGCTTACAAGTGAACGATATGGATGAAAATTTAGTCAAAACCCTTGAACGTATTGCCGCAAGCCTTGAAAAAGTTGCAGAAAACCAAGCTCAACGCTCTCTTACCACGCCCGCTCCTATGCCTCAAAGTTCATCAAATTGCTTTGTTTTTGATGCTACAGAAAACAGCCTTTTACCAATAGAGCGGCTGGCATGCCCTGATCTATCGCTATTGAAGGGAATTGACCGCGCGCGGGAAACATTATTCGCGAATACAAAACGATTCGCAGAAGGCTTTAACGCCAATAATGCCCTTTTATGGGGCGCACGCGGTATGGGGAAAAGTACCCTTGTCAAATCCATCTTCAAAGACCTTGTGAATTCAGGAAACTCTGACCTTAAGCTTGTTGAAATTCACCGCGAAGATATTATCCGCCTTCCAAGTTTGCTCAATATGATCAAGTCTGCGGAGGGTTATTATATCGTTTTCTGCGATGATCTTTCTTTCAATCGGCCTGACCGTGACTTTAAAGCCCTGAAATCTGTCTTGGAGGGAGGATTAGAAGGCCGCCCAGAAAACGTTATTTTTTACGCAACATCAAACCGAAGGCACTTATTACCGCGTGCAATGATGGATCAGGAAAGCGCAACAGGCATCAACCCCAATGAGGCAATGGACGAAGTCATCGCGCTTTCTGACCGATTTGGTTTGTGGTTAGGCTTTCACCCATGTGACCAAGCCGAATATCTGAGCATGATCGATGGCTATTTCGGCGCTTTCAATATCCAAGCAGATCAGAGCGAATGGGAAGCAGAGGCCCTGGAATGGTCAAAGACTAGGGGATCAAGGTCTGGTCGAACCGCATGGCAGTTTTTCAATGATTATGCAGGGAAAAAATCCTTAAAAATCAGCTTTTAAACTGATTTTCCTGATGCATCACATTTGCACTACGGCGCGATAAATACTGAAGGGGGTCAAGCGCCCTTCTACCCTTTCTGATTTCAAAATGAAGTTGTGGACGTTTCACGCCGCCTGTCGCACCAACGCGGGCGATAACCTGCCCTTCTTTGATTTTGTCGCCCGCACGTACCAACAATCGTTCATTGTGTGCATACGCCGTTACCCACCCGCCACTATGCTTTATCAAAAGCAGGTTCCCGTACCCTTCAAGCGCGTTAGATGCATAGGCAACAACGCCGTCTTCCGCTGCACGAACAGGTGTTCCCTGACGGGCTAAAATATTGATCCCATCATTATGTAACCCCCCTTGCTTCGGGCCAAAACGAGAAGCCAATTGACCCTCTACAGGCCAGGTAAAACGGTTAATTGTTTTTCTTGGGGGTTGGGCAACGCGTGTTACCCGTTCCTTTGGTGGTTGGCTATTGGGTTGAACGCTTGGCCTTGGTGAAGGCGTTCTTGATGGAACTGCTGACCTCACAACTTGCCTCGAACTATTTTGCGCAACCTTTACGGTTTGTCTTGCCGCAGTTTCAATCTGTCCCGGCAGCCGCAAGCTTTGCCCAACCGCAAGGGTGAAAGGAGCCCGAATATTATTCAATGCCATCAGCCGATCAACACGGACATTATATTTTCTTGAAATACTATAGCCGGTTTCACCGCGCTGAACGATATGACGGGTAAGGGATGGCAGAGCCAGCACTTGTCCAACCTGAAGGGCATACGGTGGGCGAATGCCATTCGCTTGTATGATGTCGCGAACAGGGACACCATAACGGCGTGAAAGAGCATAAAGCGTATCACCGCGTTCCACGACCGCGCTTCCGCCAGCAGAATTTAAAGCCTTTGCCTGATCAGCGGCGCGGGACCGCGCAGGCTTACGATTAGGATATGGAACCGGAACCGGCGCATTTCGGATATCATATACGGGTTTGATATCCGCAGGCGCTACATATCCGCTCCCCCCACAAGCACTTAGGGCCAGCAATCCTATAACTGCGGTAAAATATAAGCTTTTCCGGTTTCTGACGCTTTCAGCTTTCTTCATAAAATAGAAGATAACCAACAATTTAACTGTCAGCAAGATAGTGAATTAAATTGGCCACTATTCTAATCGAAAGACATATCAATTTTATCAACAAGCTTTTCGCGCGTCTGATGATGCGTCAGATCGAGATGAAGCGGCGTAACCGAAATCCATTTTTCACGAACTGTTTTGATGTCCGTTTCATGGCCGGGTAATCCAACCTCACGGCCAAGACCAAACCAGAAATATTTGAAGCCCCGCGGGTCAACGCGTTCTTCAATATTGTTTCCAACCATCTCACGGCGGCCTTGTTCGGTAACCTTGATACCTTTGATTTCATCGGGGACAAAAGCCGGAAAGTTTACATTAACCAGCACATCCTTGTCCCAACCTTCCTGAATTAGCTTTTCAAGAACAATTGGGGCAAACTTCTCTGCTGTTTCCCATTTGGTGCGCTGTTCAGGGCGAATACACAAGCTGAGTGCGATTGATGGAATACCTGCAAGCGTTCCCTCCATCGCAACCGATACTGTCCCTGAATATGTAATATCTTCCGCCAGATTTCCTCCGCGGTTAATACCGGACAGGATCAACGTTGGCAGATTATCCTTCATAATATGATTAACGGCCATCATAACACAATCGGTCGGAGTGCCCGAAACTGCCCAGCGTTTTTCACCAACCTCACGGACACGAAGTGGCTTCGTAAGCGTAAGCGAATGGCCTGCACCAGATTGCTCTTCTTCTGGTGCAATCACCCAAACATCGTCACTGAGTTCACGGGCAATACGTTCAAGCACCTGAATACCGGGTGCATGGATGCCGTCATCGTTGGAAATCAAAATTCGCGCTGTCGAAATCGCCATTATTATTTACTCACTAATTACTTCAATACCGCCCATATATGGCTGTAAGGCATCAGGAACACGGATCGAACCGTCAGCTTGCTGATAATTTTCCATAACAGCGATCAACGTGCGACCAACCGCCAGGCCAGACCCATTAAGGGTATGCACAAATCTTGTCTGCTTTTCCCCTTTCGGGCGGCAACGGGTTTTCATCCGGCGCGCCTGAAAATCACCGCAAACACTACAGCTTGAAATTTCACGGAAACGTCCCTGCCCCGGCAGCCATACCTCAATGTCATAGGTACGGCGTGCACCAAAGCCAATATCGCCAGTACAAAGCTTGACTGTTCTAAAGGCAATGCCAAGGCGTTTCAGGATTTCCTCTGCGCAGCCAGTCATCCGCTCCAATTCTTCCTCAGATTGTTCTGGCGTCGTAATAGAGACCATCTCAACCTTTTCAAACTGATGCTGACGGATCATTCCGCGTGTGTCACGGCCAGCAGAGCCAGCTTCAGAGCGGAAACACTGAGAATGCGCGGCATAGCGAATTGGCAAATCGGCCTCATCCAGAATTTCACCACTGTGCAGGTTCGTCAGCGTTACCTCGGCCGTCGGGATCAGCCAATGTTCACCAGTCGTTTTGAAAGAATCTTCCGCAAACTTTGGTAATTGCCCTGTGCCATACATGGCTTCATCACGCACAAGTGCTGGCGTTAGAACCTCTGTGTATCCATGCTCGCGGGTATGAAGATCAAGCATAAATTGACCCAGCGCTCGCTCAAGCCGTGCGATACCACCGCTTAAGACAACAAAACGGGATCCCGCAAGTTTAGCACCACGCTCAAAATCCATCTGCCCCAACGCTTCACCAAGTTCAAAATGCTCCTTGGCGTCAAAATCGAAGGCTTTCGGTGCGCCCCATGTTCTGACTTCGATATTATCGTCTTCGTCAGCACCGTCAGGAACATCATCATAAACCATATTAGGCAAGCTCATGAGAATGTTTGTCAATTTCTCACCGAGTTCACGCTCTTGTTCCGCAAAATCAGCAAGTTTATCCTTCAGGTCAGCAACTTCCGCCATCAAGGCTTGGGCTTCTTCCTCGTTACCCTGTGATTTCGCTTTTCCGATAAGCTTGGATGCTTCATTCCGGCGTGCCTGAGCTTCTTGCGCCTCAGTTGATTTAGAACG encodes:
- a CDS encoding Mth938-like domain-containing protein; the encoded protein is MGEKIQSGGITIEQQSSEELLLVDGYGGGGFRLMGRRFEGGIILLPSGVYPINATSLDLLEEADFERAFHADEKPELILIGTGSSMQLLPKKIKDHLSENSLGFDIMDTGAAARTYNVLMMENRRVAALLLPVE
- the secF gene encoding protein translocase subunit SecF, giving the protein MLLRLVPQKTEINFLGFRKIAIALSALLIVASMALFAINSLNYGIDFKGGIKLEIGTQGEPVDFDTVRSSLNGLNLGEIAVQGYGGPDKALIRVERQPGGNEEQNAAMEQVRQKLSEIIEGVEFRDQAVIGPKVSGELKQDGTIAVSVAVLLVLVYIWFRFEWQFGLGAVIALVHDVLLTIGFFAITRLEFNLSIIAALLTIVGYSLNDTVVVYDRVRENIRKYRKKPMEEVLNFSLNQTLSRTVMTSVTTLLALVALYVFGGPVIQGFTAAMIWGVVIGTYSSIFIASPVLLIFKLRPEALLRDESDDNDPTVDKSRPTPFDQM
- the secD gene encoding protein translocase subunit SecD codes for the protein MLNFPTWKKLMVAFVCLMGILTAMPNFLSEEQRNNLPGFLPSQSLSLGLDLRGGLHMLIEAETSEVIEARLNNLVDQINGIRREVRGLNFRNIRNDGNSVVFEVTSPDMIELAQTELKAITEPSGVNPLAAGNIQEFTLERDETQFRLTLTEQGIRKQQQEAIARSMEVIRKRVDPDGVKEITLQAEGADRFILQIPGANDPEKYLPIINKTAKLGFHEVDLNVSPEDVAKGRVRSRQAIYPLKEGGQMVVNKRPLISGEDLLDAKPAFDERGQPSVSFTFNTRASKAFGDFTRDNVGRPFAIVLDEIIISAPRIISPILGGSGQITNMGTTADATELATLLKSGALPVKLTVASYGAVSADLGADSVAAGELAAAIGFVAVIIYMILSYGKFGLAANVALITNLVLITGALSLFQATLTLPGIAGIVLTIGMAVDANVLIFERIREEQRAGRNPFRAMEEGYGQAFSTIMDANITTFIAAAILYLLGSGPVQGFAVTLAIGILTSMFTAVVLTRLILSSWLRRAKPDVLPI
- the yajC gene encoding preprotein translocase subunit YajC — translated: MFSSPVYAQAAGAAPAGGGLIDFLPIVLIVVVFWFLIIRPQSKKMKEHREMVNNVRRGDTVVTNGGLVGKVAKVKEDSNELEIDIAEGVRVKVIKSMLSDVRVKGEPVKADDSK
- a CDS encoding ATP-binding protein encodes the protein MKSLQVNDMDENLVKTLERIAASLEKVAENQAQRSLTTPAPMPQSSSNCFVFDATENSLLPIERLACPDLSLLKGIDRARETLFANTKRFAEGFNANNALLWGARGMGKSTLVKSIFKDLVNSGNSDLKLVEIHREDIIRLPSLLNMIKSAEGYYIVFCDDLSFNRPDRDFKALKSVLEGGLEGRPENVIFYATSNRRHLLPRAMMDQESATGINPNEAMDEVIALSDRFGLWLGFHPCDQAEYLSMIDGYFGAFNIQADQSEWEAEALEWSKTRGSRSGRTAWQFFNDYAGKKSLKISF
- a CDS encoding M23 family metallopeptidase, with the translated sequence MKKAESVRNRKSLYFTAVIGLLALSACGGSGYVAPADIKPVYDIRNAPVPVPYPNRKPARSRAADQAKALNSAGGSAVVERGDTLYALSRRYGVPVRDIIQANGIRPPYALQVGQVLALPSLTRHIVQRGETGYSISRKYNVRVDRLMALNNIRAPFTLAVGQSLRLPGQIETAARQTVKVAQNSSRQVVRSAVPSRTPSPRPSVQPNSQPPKERVTRVAQPPRKTINRFTWPVEGQLASRFGPKQGGLHNDGINILARQGTPVRAAEDGVVAYASNALEGYGNLLLIKHSGGWVTAYAHNERLLVRAGDKIKEGQVIARVGATGGVKRPQLHFEIRKGRRALDPLQYLSRRSANVMHQENQFKS
- the surE gene encoding 5'/3'-nucleotidase SurE, producing the protein MAISTARILISNDDGIHAPGIQVLERIARELSDDVWVIAPEEEQSGAGHSLTLTKPLRVREVGEKRWAVSGTPTDCVMMAVNHIMKDNLPTLILSGINRGGNLAEDITYSGTVSVAMEGTLAGIPSIALSLCIRPEQRTKWETAEKFAPIVLEKLIQEGWDKDVLVNVNFPAFVPDEIKGIKVTEQGRREMVGNNIEERVDPRGFKYFWFGLGREVGLPGHETDIKTVREKWISVTPLHLDLTHHQTREKLVDKIDMSFD
- the serS gene encoding serine--tRNA ligase, encoding MFDLKFIRENPDVFDMALKRRGADAMAQEILALDREHRSKSTEAQEAQARRNEASKLIGKAKSQGNEEEAQALMAEVADLKDKLADFAEQERELGEKLTNILMSLPNMVYDDVPDGADEDDNIEVRTWGAPKAFDFDAKEHFELGEALGQMDFERGAKLAGSRFVVLSGGIARLERALGQFMLDLHTREHGYTEVLTPALVRDEAMYGTGQLPKFAEDSFKTTGEHWLIPTAEVTLTNLHSGEILDEADLPIRYAAHSQCFRSEAGSAGRDTRGMIRQHQFEKVEMVSITTPEQSEEELERMTGCAEEILKRLGIAFRTVKLCTGDIGFGARRTYDIEVWLPGQGRFREISSCSVCGDFQARRMKTRCRPKGEKQTRFVHTLNGSGLAVGRTLIAVMENYQQADGSIRVPDALQPYMGGIEVISE